The Pleurocapsa minor HA4230-MV1 genome has a window encoding:
- a CDS encoding type II toxin-antitoxin system VapC family toxin yields the protein MTKYLLDTNILLRASDRISPRYSLAVNSVASLIAQGHECVITPQVLIEFWVVATRPIDVNGLGWSVERTESKINQLISQFTLVEETKAIFPRWLDLATKYQIKGKRTHDARLMATAIAFSITHILTFNPKDFTKIKEITIVHPDDIEPTT from the coding sequence GTGACTAAATACTTACTCGATACCAATATTTTATTAAGAGCAAGCGATCGTATTTCACCGCGCTATAGTTTAGCGGTCAATTCCGTAGCCAGTTTGATTGCTCAAGGACATGAATGCGTCATTACACCCCAAGTTTTGATTGAATTTTGGGTGGTTGCGACCCGTCCGATAGACGTAAATGGACTGGGATGGAGTGTCGAACGAACAGAGTCTAAAATTAATCAACTCATAAGTCAATTTACGTTAGTTGAAGAAACAAAGGCGATTTTTCCACGATGGTTAGATCTAGCCACCAAATATCAAATTAAAGGAAAAAGAACCCATGATGCGCGATTAATGGCAACAGCGATCGCATTTTCAATCACACATATATTAACTTTTAACCCTAAAGACTTTACTAAAATTAAAGAGATTACAATTGTTCATCCAGACGACATCGAACCAACAACATGA
- a CDS encoding type II toxin-antitoxin system RelE/ParE family toxin, which translates to MGNSKKNLMKFPPEVMKIIGDELQYIQFGGIPKNAKPFKGVGSGVFEIAIKYDKEAYRTVVAVQLGDYIYVLHTFQKKSKKGISTPKEDIDLIKQRLSNAKEIAKDD; encoded by the coding sequence ATGGGAAATTCAAAGAAAAACCTAATGAAATTCCCGCCTGAAGTTATGAAGATAATAGGTGATGAACTTCAATATATACAGTTCGGTGGTATACCAAAAAATGCAAAACCGTTTAAAGGAGTTGGATCTGGTGTCTTTGAAATTGCCATTAAATATGACAAGGAAGCGTACAGAACTGTAGTAGCTGTTCAACTAGGGGATTATATTTATGTGCTTCATACTTTTCAGAAAAAATCTAAGAAAGGTATTTCTACCCCAAAAGAGGATATTGATTTAATTAAACAGCGATTAAGTAATGCCAAGGAGATAGCTAAAGATGACTGA
- a CDS encoding helix-turn-helix domain-containing protein — protein sequence MTDIKHIEFEESSGNVFADLGMENAEELLVRAQIGFHVATILKERNLKQKEAAKLLHIKQPDVSHLMNGHFSRFTTDKLLDFLRRLNQKVTIEISPHHEGEPFQAVGFVEAEALGS from the coding sequence ATGACTGATATAAAACATATTGAATTTGAAGAAAGTTCAGGTAATGTCTTTGCTGATTTAGGAATGGAAAATGCAGAGGAACTCCTGGTACGCGCACAAATAGGATTTCATGTGGCGACTATCCTTAAAGAGCGCAATCTCAAGCAAAAAGAAGCTGCAAAATTACTGCATATCAAACAGCCAGATGTATCGCACTTGATGAATGGTCATTTCAGTCGTTTTACTACCGATAAACTCTTAGACTTTCTTAGACGATTAAATCAGAAAGTAACAATTGAAATTAGTCCTCATCATGAAGGTGAACCATTCCAAGCTGTAGGTTTTGTCGAAGCAGAAGCATTAGGATCGTGA
- a CDS encoding class I SAM-dependent methyltransferase, which yields MKYNPAQVAAFYDSYGEQEWDRLSKNPAALVSFHIHQHYLQKYVKSTDLVLEVGAGAGRFTIELAKLGASITVGDISSEQLKLNQKYVLQHQSETSVSSRLQLDIIDLSMFEAATFDVVVCYGGALSYVLEQAGIALDEMLRVLKPEGYLLLSVMSLIGTTQANFEAITGIPNFTRLVDQVNANGFLDGGDNNGHQLKMYRAKELKQLCQSHQGEIVAMSASNYLSLNRNEFLEQILTTDAWVRFLSWELDFCAEDGCLDNGTHIISVVKKTNI from the coding sequence GTGAAATATAACCCAGCGCAAGTTGCAGCTTTTTACGATTCTTATGGCGAACAAGAGTGGGATAGACTTAGCAAAAATCCTGCTGCTTTAGTTTCATTTCATATTCACCAGCATTATCTTCAAAAGTATGTCAAATCAACTGATTTAGTGCTGGAAGTCGGTGCAGGTGCAGGTCGATTTACGATTGAACTTGCTAAACTAGGTGCATCAATTACGGTTGGGGATATATCTTCAGAACAGCTTAAACTCAACCAGAAGTATGTTTTGCAACATCAGAGTGAAACATCGGTTAGTTCGCGTTTACAGCTTGATATTATTGACCTAAGTATGTTTGAAGCAGCAACCTTTGATGTCGTCGTTTGTTATGGTGGCGCATTAAGCTATGTTTTGGAACAAGCTGGTATTGCTCTAGATGAAATGCTACGAGTATTAAAACCTGAAGGCTATTTATTACTCAGCGTGATGTCTTTAATTGGCACAACTCAAGCAAATTTTGAAGCCATAACAGGAATCCCTAATTTTACGCGACTTGTCGATCAAGTGAATGCTAATGGCTTTCTTGATGGAGGCGATAATAATGGACATCAGTTAAAAATGTATCGGGCAAAAGAGTTAAAGCAGTTGTGCCAAAGCCATCAAGGCGAAATTGTGGCGATGTCAGCTTCTAATTATTTAAGTCTTAATCGTAATGAATTTTTAGAACAGATATTAACTACCGATGCATGGGTGAGATTTCTTAGCTGGGAGCTAGATTTTTGTGCTGAAGATGGCTGTTTGGATAACGGAACACACATTATTAGCGTGGTGAAAAAGACAAATATATAG
- a CDS encoding serine/threonine protein kinase, with amino-acid sequence MGKFTRVNGILSPGACLASGEYRIKQPLGQGGFGITYQGIDTRLNRAVAVKEFFPEGCWREGSTVVSAGRWNLDTYSNAKQKFLLEGQTLGQFHHPGIVQVFYYFEENNTAYMVMEYLQGQTLAEFLKQRKGKLSEAKALEYIAKVGEALEILHQAQFLHRDIKPENIMLADDGRVVLIDFGAARDFTTSSTARYTTMLTPGYAPLEQYGRSLKYGAFTDIYALGSTLYHLLTGEAPISAIERAAGVELKTVKEIAPHVSLGVSKAIAKAMSMDVTQRIQSVREFFDLLFKDASQLSSLTKSKSFYSSNQDVWGVFGQGTASQRPNDSQQTKWF; translated from the coding sequence ATGGGAAAATTTACCAGGGTTAACGGCATATTGAGTCCTGGTGCTTGTTTGGCTAGTGGGGAGTATCGGATTAAACAACCTCTCGGTCAAGGTGGTTTTGGGATTACTTATCAGGGTATCGATACTAGATTAAATAGAGCTGTAGCAGTCAAAGAGTTTTTTCCTGAAGGTTGTTGGCGAGAAGGTTCAACCGTAGTATCTGCGGGTCGTTGGAATTTAGACACCTATAGCAACGCCAAACAAAAATTTTTACTTGAAGGTCAAACCCTCGGTCAGTTTCATCACCCTGGAATTGTCCAAGTTTTCTATTATTTTGAAGAAAACAACACTGCCTACATGGTCATGGAGTACCTTCAAGGTCAAACCCTGGCAGAATTCCTCAAGCAAAGAAAAGGTAAGCTGTCAGAGGCTAAGGCTTTGGAGTATATTGCTAAAGTAGGGGAAGCATTAGAAATCCTGCATCAAGCTCAGTTTCTCCATCGAGATATCAAGCCAGAGAATATTATGTTGGCAGATGATGGTCGGGTAGTTTTGATTGATTTTGGGGCAGCACGAGATTTTACCACTTCTTCTACCGCGAGATATACGACCATGTTGACTCCTGGCTATGCTCCGCTGGAACAATATGGGCGATCGCTGAAATATGGGGCATTTACCGATATTTATGCTTTAGGCTCAACTCTGTATCATTTATTGACAGGGGAAGCACCGATCTCCGCCATCGAGAGAGCAGCAGGAGTAGAATTAAAAACCGTTAAAGAAATTGCGCCTCATGTTAGTCTGGGTGTAAGTAAGGCGATCGCTAAAGCGATGTCCATGGATGTAACTCAGCGGATACAGTCGGTGCGGGAATTTTTTGATCTACTGTTTAAAGATGCTAGTCAATTATCGTCTCTAACTAAATCCAAAAGCTTTTATAGCTCTAATCAAGATGTTTGGGGAGTTTTTGGTCAAGGAACTGCTTCCCAACGTCCTAACGATTCCCAGCAAACTAAATGGTTTTAA